DNA sequence from the Falco peregrinus isolate bFalPer1 chromosome 1, bFalPer1.pri, whole genome shotgun sequence genome:
aacacttttctgtgttttcttctgctttttgtttcattctgaTTCTGGAGGAGATGCTGACATGAATTTCCTTCCCCATAGTGCTGGGACATAGTCAAGCACAAGTGGGTAACAGCTGTGGAGAGTGTCTGCTTTTTCCCAGAGCTGAGCTGTACTACAGGGATTTGCTGCCAGTTCGTTGGTCTTGCATGTGACAAAACTCCTGACACGATAActacaggtttatttttttcaactgttctgttttgtcttcCAGGGTTTGGCATGACCACCCCAGCCACCGTTGGAGGCAaaatttttctgatattttacGGCCTTATAGGATGTGCAGGGACCATTTTGTTCTTTAACCTGTTCCTGGAGCGCTTGATCACTGTCATAGCCTATGTCATGAAGTCCTGCCATGAAAGACagctgaggaggaaaggggTTCTCCCTCACAACAGCCGGCGGGGCTCAGGGACATCTGAGGTGGACAGCCTGGCAGGCTGGAAGCCCTCCGTGTACTATGTCATGCTGATTTTATGTGTAGCATCACTCATCATTtcctgctgtgcctctgcaATGTACACACCGATAGAAGGGTGGAGTTACTTTGACTCACTTTACTTCTGCTTCGTGGCCTTCAGCACCATCGGTTTCGGTGATCTGGTCAGTAGCCAGAACATCAACTATGAGAGCCAAGGTCTTTATCGCTTTGGCAATTTTGTCTTCATACTCATGGGGGTGTGCTGCATCTATTCCTTATTTAATGTGATCTCTATTGTCATCAAACAATCCATAAACTGGATATTAAAGAAGCTGGACTGCAGGTGCTGCCACAGATgccaaagaaaattatttcgTTCACGGAGGAATGTGGTAATGCCGGGAAATGTGCGCAGCCGGAGAAACATCTCTATCGAGACTGATGTTGTCAATGAGAGTGACACAGACGGACGCCGGCTGTCAGGCGAGATGATCTCCATGAAAGACTTCCTGGCCTCCAATAAAGTCTCACTGGCCATCATGCAGAAACAGCTGTCGGAAACTGCTAATGGCTATCCGAGGCAAATGAGCTCTAATTCAAAGCAAAATGGATTCTCTGGTGGGGTTGGAGCCCTAGCAATTATGAATAACAGACTGGCAGAGACAAGTGTGGATAGGTAAAAGAATTACAGTGATAGTGAAACAGTGTGAACCATTTCAACAAGCATAGAAACAACATGAATCAAGTGGAATTAGCTAGGGAAAGAGTGTCACAAGAGGGTGGGATGGATATGAATGGCATACCTCCTGCTGGAAGACCTCTGACACTTTTTTGGGGCTGTCAATGTCTTTACTCTTTGAATTGCACAGTCTCAgccctccttcttctccttccttctgttcCTCAAGCAGATCATTGCAAAAGAAATCTAATTTAGCCTTCAGATCAATTTTCCATGTCCTGTTCTCCCCAATTTATgtgaaatacagatttcaggATAAGAAATCTGTGCTATGGGAAGAAACCAAGTGTGTCTACTGAACACATTCTTAATTCAAAGATTGTTCTGAGCTTTCTGTCTTATTCTCGTCATACCTGTTTTCTGAAAGTAGCTTACCTGAGACCAAAAGAGGAATCAGCCTTTCTCTGTGATATTGTAGATctaatttaatggaaaataatatgaaaGTTGGTAGGACTATTCTGGAGCTCTTGTGATGTGAGTGAGAAGAGGCCTTGGCCTTTAGAATTTAATGTAGTCTTCATTTTCCCTGTCAAAATTTATcctacttttgttttcttctctgcatttgcaaaacaaatgatttttttttctaggctaCTTTTTCTTCTAGAACTAAAtcactgtggctttctgtttcaaaaatattaaatgacaTTGAAAACTGCCACACTGATGAGTTGTATGAATTGTTCCACAAGAATAATCAGAAACTTCCAAATTCCAGTTCATATTTTGCTCAATTGTGACTGAAGCAATTGAAAATCAGCATTATGAAATGCAAGTAGTAACTGAGTTTACACAACAATCTTTAGTACGCAATTAGATTGCCATGCCAACATTCAATGTATTATTATAAGTTACTGTGATCACAAAATCACTTTGGCAGTGTCCTTTTTACCTTTTATGTAATTCTGtccttcttcagctgcttttctggttttcagtgaTGGTAATGGCAGGGTCTTGATTAGGgacatagaaaatatttaactcCTCATTTTTCTCAATGAAATGCTCCAAGCGTTCATTATGACTAGAAAGGAGATTTCAATGAGAAGAATAATAACAAGAgcatgaaaacaggaaaagagctGATCTTTAATGACCATGAGATCATCCGTTCTATTAGGTAACTGGAGAAATGAGGGATTAAATTAACAAAGTCTGGCAAGAATTTAAGGAAGACTGGACTGGATTCCTGATTCTTCTTTAACCATGCAATGCATTAAAGCTAAACAGTATATGAGGGTGTAAATAAGCAGAACTGGTCATGAAAGACCTGACCCAGTTCCCCCTGAAAAGAATACTGCGTGCCTCAGGACCAAGTGTTTTCTCACAGCTAGAAAATATTGCAGAATACTACAGGTTTAGGGAATTTAAAACACCATTATGCAGTTCTTAATTTCTCTCATATGGAACGATGGAGACAGCCTCTTCAGCTTAATTGTATTAGGAACTAATATCATATCCTTGTTCTTCATTCTGgccaaaaagttattttatttaggTTCCAAATGCTTTAGAATAGCATTTTAGTACTTATTTTAAGCAATATatgaatttgaaaacaaaaacatacctCTTGGAATCCTTTCATATGATAAAGTAAAACCAGATATTACTTAACTAGTGAAAAGAATTGCAAGCTCTTTTGACATATTACAGCTAAAATGTCCTGATTAAAAGTCTAATCCTGCTGTCCGTCCTTACAAGGAGAGCTTCAAGCTGAAGCCATTAGTCCAGATTTTGATATCAACTCAGCTGTGTAGCAGTGGAATACCCCTAAGAGCATCCCTTCACATTTGCATCCGTGTAAAATCTGAATTGGCTCCCAAACCCCAACTTTGGTGAGAAAAGCAGTCTGACTTGTTTTTTTGAGGAGGGGGGTTATGTATTAGCAAAAATTGCCACTAAGTTATTTTAGGTGATATTATAGTACCCAAGATCTATTCTATTGTtacaccttttttcttctcccaagaCCTTGTCTCAACCtcactgaataaaaatacttgGATATAAAAAAAGTACCGCTCTGAAGCCTTCTTTCCAAACTCATTCAGCAATACCTTTGTTCACTGCCTGCAAACCTAAGATACCTTTGTTACAGAAGTATTCCTCATGCTGCCAACTAGCAGAAATTGTTTAGTACTTTACCTGTTGCTTAAGCAGGGCTCTCATCCCAGGCAGAACAGCCACAGTCTTGAAAAGTGCAACTTCTCCATTTATGCCGATCATTAACTCTTAAGTTATAATCATCAGATTCTGCTGACCGCTAAAGGCAGAAGTTACTCAACACTGCTACCTTTTCCAGATGATTGAGGcaatacacattttcattttagacaaacaaacaaaacatgcaAGTTTCTTTATTATATAGTTCTGTATCATTGTTAATGAAGGATTTGGCTTCCATATAGGATTTTCACTCAAATCCTTCCATATGTAATTAGCTTTCAAAATTTGGTTCTGGAAGTCtaaacacagagcaaaattCATAGCAAAAAGGTGAGAAAGCAAATAGAAGGAGAGAAAATCGTATACATTGAGGGAAAGAGATAAACATCCTGTATAGTCAATTCAACAGGGATTATTTAACTTATAGAATATGACACATTCTAGTAGCAAATCATTAGGACAGTCTTCAGACGATTTCAGCTGCTCCCAAGACATAAGGAAGTTACGTTGCTCCTTTCCATTCTTTGTGATACCAAGCCTCAGTTATTCGTCACCACAGAGGAATCTTTTATCACCTATTTTCAACAGATCTGAAAACATCTGTGGTTATGAAATCAAGGGACTAATATGTAGTCTTGATCAAATAGATTGGGCAAGGCTGTATGAGACCTTTGGTGTTTGCTAGCTCTGCCTTCATTGATCAGTCCTGATCTCAAGCACTGGCTTCCCCATGACCCGAGTCTGCCAGTTGTAAATCTCTCTGCAGTGGTCTGATTTCATGTCCACTGAAGATAAAGAGGGAATAAGTGCACTAATTTCATCTCATCGTCTCTATTCAGATGTGAATTGCTATTCCAGAGATGGACCAGTACATTCTGTGACTGTGCCATCTTGTATTATGGTGTCATCCTGTCCCCAGAAGACCTCTGACTTTGTCATTGAGTTCCCTCTGTAGCAGCCACACTGAATGCTGAGTGAGGTGGCTTTACCTAGGAGACCATTAGAATTCGTAGAGAACATCTGGAGATAAATAAGAAGACATTTAAGATTGGAAAGAGACATTCTGACTCCAGTCCAATGGTGCTACTACAGTGGGTTTTGTTAAAGGCATTGGACAGAGAAATCCCAAAAAGCTCACTTCATAATTTAGCATCATGTTagttacaataaaaatacagacaacATCACATTTCTtgcattactttttaaagtagTGATCAGGAATTAAAGGAAATGGTGTCAAATAGCCAGGGATCTATTTTCAAAGCTGTGCAATCTAAATTTTAATGCTGTATTGCTTAGCACTAAAATCTCACTCAACAAGACAGAAGCCTTTTTTCAAAAGTACTGAGTTTCCCTATTGCCTGCTATGAATTTGCATGATGGCTAATGAGATATGGGTATGGggtttttattgaaaaaatgttttaaggaaaaCCCTGGATGTACTGATGCTCTGAATCTGCACTTAACAGGTCAGGAGTACCACTAAAATCAGTGGGTTAAACTGCAAGTTGCAGCCTGGCAGACTGAAACTGAAAGTCCTTAATGGAGTAATCTGGAAGTTGGGCTTATAGTTATGCCACACcttaataatattattattgtaCAAAACAATTATTGCACattgaaaggaaatatttagtGCTAACCAAAATACCATCAAATGAGTAAAGGTAGTCCTTAGGGTTTTCTGGCTAGTCAGGTTTTGCAGATGCTTTGCTGGCTATGTAGCTGTAAAGAAAGCTACATTCATCTCCATGAAGGACACGGTCCTCTCTTTACAAGGACACGAACAGGCTTTTTGAAGGCATCTAATTCCTGCTGAAATTCAATTCACCTTGACTTTCAGTAGAAACCAAGTACCTAATTCCCTTAGGCAATTTCAGAGTCCCGACTGTGTATTAGGTTTTGAATTTAAGCTGACCTGACAGTGTCCCTGAAAAGTTCAAACACTTGCAGCAAGGTTTCAGTGCTGCCGGACAGTAATAGCtgaattcatttatttaaaagccttttatgGTAAACTCTTTGCATCAACCAAATAGCACAAGCAATGTTTACAGTTTGTTTGACTTAATCTTGGCCTCTGCCAGTTTTAATTATATTTGACACATTTACAAATTGaataaaaaagagaaggttGGGCTGGACATGAAAACCAAACTAGCTTCATTTCTCAGATGGAATTAATCAAGAGAAAGAGATCAGGTTGGGGAAAGAGCTTTCTGATTAACATTATATTTGAATAAAGTTCCTCAGGAGGTGGAGGGTATTAAGTGGTTTGGATGACTCCTCTCCCAACAGCTGTGGAAATGGAGCCATTTGATATGACCCACTGATGTCCCCACTCTGggaacagcagctcagcaagccTTAGCTGAGAGAAGGGTCAGCATTTCAATCAATAAAGTTTGcatcttttgttgttttgatttcagtTGCTAACATTTGGATAATACCATAATTTCTTGCGCTCTTTAAGAACTAGCAAAGTTATTTTGTTCCAATTTAATTTACAAGCTGTGGAACCAAGTGTTGTCTTTGCCCTGGGCAGAAAATACTGCCAAATATACGAGTACAATCTGTCTATTTGAGAACTTTCACAGCAGTTTTTTGCTTAACCTAGGAAGTAAGAATACaatcccttccctcttccctatCTTCCAAACATATCTTGGCAACAATGCCCACACAGTACTCTGTGCTTACCGTTTAAAAGGTCACATTTCACTAGGAAAATTAAAGCCATTTCTTATCAAGGTGGACTAACACAATCCTATTCTTTATTAGATTTAAGAGAAACACAGTGTGAACACAAAGAATGACGCTTCAGGTCCAAGTAGTCAGAAGCTTTTTGATATGGCCCATGTTTATAAAGCTGTTTCATGTCAGACCAGAGAAAAACTCCAacactgcagctttttaaaGTCATTAGTAAATGTAAGGACAACCTTTTGGGATGGATACATTAAtgtatattttggttttctacAGTTCCACTCTAATATTTGCCTTCCGttttcattatttgaaattatttgtgatAATAGaataaagaatataaatttGCAAAGATTTTGAGAGCACAATTGAGAGacttgtttaaaattaaatatccTTTTCCTCAGGTCACTTAGCTTTTTAGAAAGggaaagtttaaataaaagtagaaTCAACGAGCTTCCTTTCCAAGCAAGTGTGCCAGTTTCTGGATTCCAAATGGGTTTTCTATTAGGTGTTCATGCAGAAGCTCCCAGAGAGAGGAAAGATGACCTAATTTtcaattatctttttaaatatctttcagATCTATTTCCCCTTTCAAAGCATTAGAACActgtcagtgttttctgtttgtggtcTTACCTGAGAAAACATAACCTTGCTTTTTGATacctttagaagaaaaagatgcacatgaataaaaatgaaaataaccttACATAACCTTTACATGTACTGCTTGAGGCTGCAGAAATCCTCCTTTTTTTGCTAACTAGGTTTGCATCCAGCTCATTGAAGTGGTTTGGTCTTATTAGTGAATAGTCACAGTTCAAATtgcagaatcataaaatcatttaattagaaaagacctttaaaatcatcaagtccaaccgttagaatcacagaatggctggggttggaagggacctctggagatcatctagttcaacctcctgctaaagcaggttcacccagagcTGGTTGCACAGGAtcgcatccaggtgggtttgtaaagtctccagagaaggaggctccacaactgctctgggcagcctgttgcggtgctctggcaccctcagagtaaagttcttcctcacactGAGATgaaacttcttgtgttgcagtttgtgcccattgccccttgtcctgtcactgggcaccactgaaaagagcctggccccatcctcttggcacccACCCTTAAGATGTTTGTAGACACTGATAAGATCCCTCTCAGtgttctcttctccaggctaaagaggcccagctctctcagcctttcctcacaagggagatgctccagtccccaagtcatcttcatagccctccactggaccctcccCAGTACTTTGCCatctctctggaactggggagcccagcactggacacagcactccaggtgtggcctcaccagggcagaatAGAggggggaggatcacctccctcgacctgctggccacgctcctcctaatgccccccaggatcccactggccttcttggccaccagggcacactgctggctcatggacaacttgctgtccaccagcacttccaggtccttctctgcagagctgccttccagcaggccagcccccagcctgtactggtgcgtgggATTGTTCCTCCCTtggtgcaggaccctgcactcGCCTTTCCTGAACTTCATtgggttcctctctgcccagctctccagcctgcccaggtctcgctgaatggcagcgcagcctgctggtgaatcagccactcttcccagtttgtgtcatcagcaaactggctgagggtaccctcagtcccttcatccaggtcactgatgaacaAATACAATCAAAGAACCTTAAAGTTGCATTTGTTCATCTGTTCTACATGCTAGAAATGAGCTGATGGTCTGAATAGTGGGTATTGTGCTAAGTCTGTTAGACTTAAAAAGACTGGAATCACCATTGCTGTCATCTCTGCAATGGTCAGGGAGATGCTGTGTGACCAGTAAAGTCcatactgctgctgcagcagcaattgCTGGCTATTAACCTCTGGGCGTCGTATTGTCTGCATCTAGTGTACCGGGCCAGAAGTAAACAAGAGATAATGCTTTCCAGAACCACCAGTTCAGAaattcacagaataatttactCTGGAAGAGGCCTCTGGATGCCATCTAGTCTCCAAACCATTTTCCAAAGCAGGTCCAGCTAGTTCCTGCCCATGAGTGCAAATATCTGTAAtttgctgggtgctgctgctgctgtgtgtagCACTCTTGCGGTGTGCTGGGAGTGCCCTTCTCTCATGAAATACTGGCCAGCCCCCCATACCAAGAGAAAATGCCTTTCCTCTGCAGCTATTGCATTTGGGCAAATACTTAGCTTACACATTTCTTTGTAAATAGCATCTaggcagctgcttttctcaGCCTAATACATAGCAGATGGGTATTTTGATCCTTAGATATCATTATGGTTGGTGGTGTTATTACAGATGGCACTATATGAAAAGGCCAGTTAGTCTATCAGCCCCAGGCTTCTAGGCAGGGTATTACCCTTTGGCAAGAAAGCCATGGCATCTTGGCTTAGCTCTGCATGTTGGATTTTGCTCCGTTCTTGGCTCAGGAACTGATTCttctccactgaaatcaatggagaCTTTGCTACTGGGCTCTTTATCTGACATTTTTCACAAGAATTAATTTCACTTTACAAAATAATCCAAAGAAATGTTGATTAGCCTTTAGCTTTGCTTTTACCTCCAGCTGTGCAAATACTATTTCTACTCATGCAATACTGAGTTCTGCACCAGCTTATTACCCAGGGACCATTATTTGGTCTACAAAATAATAATCTACTTATAAGGAAGACTTACTTATAATTGAAAGTATCCAGATTATTATATCTAAGAATTGTTTAGTAGTCACTCATTTCCTCAGCTGGAGAACTCTGacaaatttctcattttccctgAAACTTCCTTCAGTTCTGCAAGGACAGGTCTCGCTCTGTGCTTACTGCCTGTATCACCTTGTTCTTTCCCTCAACTTTCTTCCCTCAGTCCACACCTGCAAGAACCTCTTgccttcttccccccccccccccccccccttcatcTTTCTGTCAGTTCATCAAATCCTTCTCCCAGCCAAATATACGATGGGGTTTGCCTCTGTTGAACATTGCACTTGGAAGTGGACTCATTGTCAAAAAAAGATTGTCATAAAACAAACACCTCTTTATTCAATGTAGATTCAGAGCCCTACCTCATCCATTAAATGTAATCATAAAgatgtgtttttattatttttcattcctgctttCACTGAGAGTAGTAAGACAGTTTTTAGGGAGTTGGAATACAAGTATCACATGCAGGTACTTGGGATGGAGAGGAGCAGAAGTCACTTTGATGCCATGGCAGCTGGAAGGGATATTCTGCTTCTTTTTGTACATCCATTTGGCCTGCAATTTGCACACACTTATATACTATCGAATGATGCCTTCAGTAGAGGCTGAGTTGATTGGTAGAGTCATTATTACTTTCGGCTTACcacattttaataaatgaatgGGTCTGTGTTGCTCATTGAGCACAGCAACAATCAGTAACACTCCAGACTTCCCCACGTATTAGGGAAGCAATAGTCTTGACTTTAACTTTCTTCCCTGAGGACTAATCTTCATGGCTGCTATAAAACACAACCATGGCATAGAGGCTAAAGACTTTCATCTCATCATCTTCTCAGCCATGACTTCACTGGCATTTGAGTGCAATTTCTTGCACCAGTACCAGAGGCAGTAATAAGATGTTCTTAAAGCATTTTTGCGTGAAACCTCATGGAAACAAATTGCATGTGATCAGACTGTGcatatgtgtctgtgtgcctccGCTCTGTTTTAAACATGgaccaatttaaaaaaaaaaatgccaaagggGGAGAAGTCTCACACAGAATTGACATCCTGGAAGTTTTCATAAATGTTAGCACCTCACCTGAGAAAAAGTCTGAGAAGCAGGCTCGCAACCTGTCAGATACAAGAAAAGCCACACAAAACAGGTCAGGAGGGAAAAACAGTGAGATGCACAAAGAGAATGATGTTCTGAATATCCTGTCAGCCGAGAAGGTGTCAAAGAGAGCTTACACCTCCTCAGACATGCAGCACAGATCCCAAGGGAGAACAGTGAGTGTTGCGATACTTTAGCATCACTAAAAAAAAGATCTCTTTAATCTGCCaagattttaacttttttatttatagctcAGTCCCTACCCTGAGCTCTGTTACCTTCCTTGGATGCCCTGTGCTTAAACCACTGAAACTACAGAAATGTGTCACCTTATCTGCAAAAGATTTGGTCCATGTTTGACACCATGCACGGATCTGTGCAACAGCAAGTAGTATCCACAGACCACAGTTCATGACAACAAGAAATCAGAGAACTTTGTTGTGCTTTTCATGCATTTCCAGTGTTAGAGATTCTACAGTTGTCCCAGGCAACCTattgcaaatttttttaaaaaaaaaatttctaaatgCTTAATTTCACTTTCCCTAGCTACAGCCAAAGTGCATCGGTTGCATTCTAGCCATGCTGAATACGGAGATTAGAAtattcccttccttttccaaaagaaGTGATTTTTCACAATATCTCCATTCAGTCTTCACTATGTCTGACTACAAAAATCCCCTTCCACGTGTGACATCTCCTATAGTTGCTCTACTGTACTCCAGACTATCTGCTAGatccacttttttcccctttgacaTACGGTGCTCAAAATCAGATACAGTgactcagaaaatattttattaacgGAACATGGAGCAGCATGATTATTTTCCACATCTTTCTTACAACAACCTGTTCATTTAGGTTCTGGGCTGTTGCTTGCTATTTTAAAGTACTGTTGATTGATCTTCAATTTGTCATATGCTATTagcatcaaattatttttggcaAAACTGTTACCTACACTGTAGTGCCTCTAGTCTACATAGGTGATTATTCCTGTGTACCATCTTACATTATTGTTGAATTGCTTCTAGTTTTTCAGATCACTTTTCCATAGCCATTTGGGTTTGAATTCTAGTCCTCAGCATCTTTGACAGCCCtgactgtcacagcactctcaaagCTAGCcagctgcaataaggtcttttaccatctcataccagcatactctttatgccagcccctctgctgccttctcctagtctcttCTCATCCAGGGTAcatgttctttctcttctctctgcttcttcctcctctctcttcctcagcttctctctcttcattggctgccccACCACtgaacagaaccagccacagcagcaccttatctacatcagccaacccaccacccctaaagccagcccacagctttatgttatcaatattaataaacccagcttcattcctctatatATGACTGTCTGAGATCATCTTCAGACTTAAAAATTGTGTTCTCTATTCCATCATCCaagttattaataaaaatattgaccCAGGGAAAGTTTTGCAAAACCCAGCAGATACCTTCCTCCAGTTTGAAACTAAACTATCACTCTGCAAATGCTGCTGTTCAAATAATGTTTCCCAATCAATTTTGCACTCATCTCATGCTAGTTTCATCAAATGTAAATGACAGTAAGCTGCAgttgcaatatttttattccaggTTGTGAAATATGAGCCAGAAATAGCTTTCAGATCCCTGAATGAATTTGCACAAGTGTTTAGTAGGGGAATGAATagttaaaatttaaaatcaaacaaaagtaaatattgATTTGCCAAGCCTCCAGCATAAACCCCTGCTCTGTCCTTTTACAGTCacatcttagaaaaaaattgtgttccCAGAGCTACAGAAGTGGGTGAAACTACTTGAAAGACTACCTGGAAGAATTCagtctgaaaaatacaaaagtactTTGGCAATAACACAGTAGGACttgggttgggtttttcccTCCATGtcatgtatttctgttttactgattaaaatccatttaaaaaatcaaacatcACCACGGAATATTATTCTATAAATATGAgttcaattttaatttaagtttGTACATCAAATCCTATTTTAGGTGATATTATGCTAGAAATATTCATCCTGAGTGGCTAAAAGTGAAAGGTTTTTCAAGAACAATTTTCCCTTGATGTGTGAGGCTGTTGATTATCTTTTTGAAacagcaggaggagagcaggaaTAGAGCTGTGTGACCAGCATATCACAGAAACTTTCTTGCTTCAATCCCCAAAACAAACCTTGTGGATTGATAATGAATAGGCTGAATGTGAGGGAGTTAATTATTTGTTTGCCTAAGGCATCTTGGCTTATGGTCCACTGGCAAATGCTTGtctgacagcaaaaaaaaccaaaaaaggtgTAAAATGTACTTTGTGTTCCCATCAGATACTCATTGTAAGGAAATCTTCCTTGCAGGGAAGCTGGTCTGAGCTAAGGTTTGCTGGAGAGAAGTCATGCTGCTCCCTTTCTGAACTCTGGAGagttatatattaaatatacaaAATCCGCTTTGTGGGAAGTAGGTCAATACAGTAAAGACATCACTCTCTTGATTTTGATAAACTTTGAATGGGCTCATGAGAGGAGTTGTATCACAACTGTTTGGCAACATGAGAGGAGTTGTATCACAATTGTTTGGCAACAGTCATAACTGCAATTTCCAGCACAGAACAGCACAGGGCCTCTGGGAGCAAATATAAGTTAATAGTATTAGTAAACAACAGAGACAGTGTAG
Encoded proteins:
- the KCNK13 gene encoding potassium channel subfamily K member 13; the protein is MACRGGCCSSAGRLNADNARFLLLAVLIVLYMLCGAAVFSAIELPTEREAKERWEERLENFTRRHNLSRAELRHFLREYEEASVAGIRVDDIRPRWDFTGAFYFVGTVVSTIGFGMTTPATVGGKIFLIFYGLIGCAGTILFFNLFLERLITVIAYVMKSCHERQLRRKGVLPHNSRRGSGTSEVDSLAGWKPSVYYVMLILCVASLIISCCASAMYTPIEGWSYFDSLYFCFVAFSTIGFGDLVSSQNINYESQGLYRFGNFVFILMGVCCIYSLFNVISIVIKQSINWILKKLDCRCCHRCQRKLFRSRRNVVMPGNVRSRRNISIETDVVNESDTDGRRLSGEMISMKDFLASNKVSLAIMQKQLSETANGYPRQMSSNSKQNGFSGGVGALAIMNNRLAETSVDR